A portion of the Pseudomonas protegens CHA0 genome contains these proteins:
- a CDS encoding GntR family transcriptional regulator — translation MKAVSAEDPRTASRYAMIRQVLRDAILQGTALQGLVLLEAPLAELFGTSRVPVRKALDLLHGEGLISRFDGRGYLINPQGLEIEPLRLPLSHAHLGLASDEELVDTRPLGERIYEELGSALSTCIAFGHFRLDEQAAAEHYGVSRAVVREALMRLRDRGLVEKEPYSQWLAGPLTAREVTEDYELRACLEPEALRQSAPGLGRERLEQMLERVTQAQQAEHCGLEALERLEEDLHQQCLGGLQNRKMAALIRQAQSPMIINRIFYRLLGIGADPAMLAEHRLILELLLHGAYDAAALNLREHLQRARQRMLQRLKVLSVLPEPELPGFLSKIS, via the coding sequence ATGAAAGCAGTGTCAGCAGAGGACCCGCGCACCGCATCGCGCTACGCCATGATCCGTCAGGTCTTGCGCGACGCCATCCTCCAGGGCACCGCCCTGCAGGGCCTGGTGCTGCTGGAAGCGCCCCTGGCGGAACTGTTCGGCACCAGCCGAGTGCCGGTGCGCAAGGCCCTCGATCTGTTGCACGGCGAAGGGCTGATCAGCCGTTTTGACGGCCGCGGCTACCTGATCAACCCCCAGGGCCTGGAGATCGAACCGCTGCGCCTGCCCCTGAGCCATGCCCACCTGGGGCTGGCCAGCGACGAAGAACTGGTGGACACCCGGCCCCTGGGGGAACGGATCTACGAAGAACTGGGCAGTGCCCTCTCCACCTGCATCGCCTTCGGTCACTTTCGCCTCGACGAACAGGCCGCAGCCGAGCACTACGGCGTCAGCCGCGCGGTGGTCCGCGAAGCACTGATGCGCCTGCGCGATCGCGGCCTGGTGGAAAAGGAACCCTACTCCCAATGGCTGGCCGGACCGCTGACCGCCCGGGAAGTCACCGAAGACTACGAACTGCGCGCCTGCCTGGAACCCGAAGCCCTGCGCCAGAGCGCGCCGGGCCTGGGCCGCGAACGCCTGGAACAGATGCTGGAACGGGTGACCCAGGCGCAACAGGCCGAGCACTGTGGGCTGGAGGCCCTGGAACGCCTGGAAGAAGACCTGCACCAGCAATGCCTGGGCGGCTTGCAGAACCGCAAGATGGCGGCGCTGATCCGTCAGGCCCAGAGCCCGATGATCATCAACCGGATCTTCTACCGCCTGCTGGGCATCGGCGCCGACCCGGCGATGCTCGCCGAGCACCGACTGATCCTCGAACTGCTGCTGCACGGTGCCTACGACGCTGCGGCCCTGAACCTCAGAGAACACCTGCAACGCGCCCGCCAGCGCATGTTGCAACGCCTCAAAGTGCTGTCGGTGCTCCCGGAACCGGAACTACCCGGCTTCCTCAGCAAAATCAGCTGA
- a CDS encoding amidase, producing the protein MPPDSLNDATAMAQAFASGRTDPVQVLEQALALAEATPHVFISLCPARARREAEAAAARWRAGQPLSLLDGVPLAWKDLFDLAGSITTAAAQVRREAPPAKVDAPSVRQLCRAGLVSLGKTNLSEFAYSGLGLNPHFGTPINPHSDAQPRIPGGSSAGSAVAVAAGIVPIAMGTDTAGSIRIPAAFNGLVGYRATSLRYDREGVFPLAESLDSLGPLTRSVRDAWLIDGLLRGGDPRQLPSPRSLAGQRFWVDSQVLDDSRTQAAVRANLLVVIESLQQAGALVEQRPLHSLQATLQLIQEQGWLGAAEAFALHQPLLDSEYAEQLDPRVRRRLESARQMPASQLLRLYQARRQLQQQVQDELDGAVLITPTVAHVAPPLAPLEQDEELFARTNLATLRLTMPGSFLDMPGVALPSGRDAQGLPTGLLLSLPQGHDRQLLDAALALEAALPR; encoded by the coding sequence ATGCCCCCTGATTCGCTGAATGACGCCACGGCCATGGCGCAAGCCTTTGCCTCGGGCCGCACCGATCCGGTCCAGGTTCTGGAGCAGGCCCTGGCGTTGGCCGAGGCAACGCCCCATGTGTTCATTTCCCTGTGCCCGGCCCGGGCCCGGCGCGAGGCCGAGGCGGCGGCTGCCCGCTGGCGGGCCGGCCAGCCGCTGAGCCTGCTGGATGGCGTGCCCCTGGCCTGGAAGGACCTGTTCGACCTGGCCGGCAGTATCACCACCGCCGCCGCCCAGGTGCGTCGCGAGGCGCCGCCGGCCAAGGTGGATGCGCCCAGCGTACGGCAGCTGTGCCGGGCCGGGCTGGTCAGCCTGGGCAAGACCAACCTCAGTGAGTTCGCCTATTCCGGGCTCGGCCTGAACCCGCACTTCGGCACTCCGATCAACCCCCACAGTGATGCCCAGCCACGGATTCCCGGTGGTTCCTCGGCAGGTTCCGCGGTGGCGGTGGCGGCCGGTATCGTGCCGATCGCCATGGGCACCGACACTGCCGGTTCGATCCGCATTCCCGCAGCCTTCAATGGCCTGGTGGGCTACCGCGCCACCTCCCTGCGCTATGACCGCGAGGGGGTGTTTCCCCTGGCCGAAAGCCTCGACAGCCTCGGGCCGCTGACCCGCAGCGTGCGCGATGCCTGGCTGATCGACGGGCTGTTGCGCGGTGGCGACCCCCGGCAATTGCCGTCGCCCCGCAGCCTGGCCGGGCAACGCTTCTGGGTCGATTCGCAAGTGCTTGACGACAGCCGTACCCAGGCCGCCGTGCGGGCCAATCTGCTGGTGGTCATCGAAAGCCTGCAACAGGCCGGGGCGCTGGTGGAGCAACGGCCGCTGCACAGCCTGCAAGCCACCCTGCAACTGATCCAGGAACAAGGCTGGCTCGGCGCCGCCGAAGCCTTCGCCCTGCACCAGCCGTTGCTCGACAGCGAGTACGCCGAACAGCTCGATCCGCGGGTGCGACGGCGCCTGGAAAGCGCCCGGCAGATGCCCGCCAGCCAGTTGCTGCGGCTGTACCAGGCGCGGCGCCAGTTGCAGCAACAGGTGCAGGACGAACTGGACGGCGCGGTGCTGATTACCCCCACCGTGGCCCATGTGGCGCCGCCCCTGGCGCCCCTGGAGCAGGACGAAGAGCTCTTTGCCCGGACCAACCTGGCGACCCTGCGCCTGACCATGCCCGGCAGTTTCCTCGACATGCCCGGCGTGGCCCTGCCCAGCGGCCGCGATGCCCAGGGCTTGCCCACCGGGCTGTTGCTGAGCCTGCCCCAGGGCCATGACCGGCAACTGCTGGATGCGGCCCTGGCGCTGGAGGCGGCGTTGCCGCGCTAG
- a CDS encoding polysaccharide deacetylase family protein, with amino-acid sequence MAKEILCAFGVDVDAVAGWLGSYGGEDSPDDISRGLFAGEVGAPRLLKLFERYGLRTTWFIPGHSMETFPEQMKAVAEAGHEIGVHGYSHENPIAMTPEQEEIVLDKSIELITRVTGKRPTGYVAPWWEFSKVTNELLLKKGIKYDHSLMHNDFHPYYVRVGDSWTKIDYSQHPDTWMKPLVRGQETDLVEIPANWYLDDLPPMMFIKKAPNSHGFVNPRHLEEMWRDQFDWVYREHEHAVFTMTIHPDVSGRPQVLLMLERLIEHIQSHAGVRFVTFDEIADDFIRRHPRNR; translated from the coding sequence ATGGCTAAAGAAATTCTCTGTGCATTTGGTGTCGATGTGGACGCGGTGGCCGGCTGGCTCGGTTCCTACGGCGGCGAGGATTCGCCGGACGACATCTCCCGCGGCCTGTTCGCCGGCGAGGTCGGCGCGCCGCGCCTGCTCAAGCTGTTCGAGCGTTATGGCCTGCGCACCACCTGGTTCATTCCCGGCCACTCCATGGAGACCTTTCCCGAGCAGATGAAGGCGGTTGCCGAGGCCGGCCACGAGATCGGCGTGCACGGCTACAGCCACGAAAACCCCATCGCCATGACCCCGGAACAGGAAGAGATCGTCCTCGACAAATCCATCGAGCTGATCACCCGGGTCACCGGCAAGCGCCCCACCGGCTACGTTGCGCCCTGGTGGGAATTCAGCAAGGTGACCAATGAGCTGCTGCTGAAAAAGGGCATCAAGTACGACCACAGCCTGATGCACAACGACTTCCATCCCTATTACGTGCGGGTCGGCGACAGCTGGACCAAGATCGACTACAGCCAGCACCCCGACACCTGGATGAAACCTTTGGTGCGGGGCCAGGAAACCGACCTGGTGGAGATCCCGGCCAACTGGTACCTGGACGACCTGCCGCCGATGATGTTCATCAAGAAGGCGCCCAACAGCCACGGTTTCGTCAACCCGCGGCACCTGGAGGAAATGTGGCGCGACCAGTTCGACTGGGTCTACCGCGAGCATGAGCACGCGGTGTTCACCATGACCATCCACCCCGACGTCTCCGGCCGCCCGCAAGTGCTGTTGATGCTCGAACGCCTGATCGAACACATCCAGAGCCATGCCGGCGTGCGCTTCGTCACCTTCGACGAGATCGCCGACGACTTTATCCGCCGCCACCCGCGCAACCGCTGA
- a CDS encoding MFS transporter produces the protein MSIYNKLDLTGWKPQQLTPAQVRFATWIAFFAWVFAVYDFILFGTLLPEIGRHFGWGEVEQAEIATWVAVGTAVVALAIGPLVDKLGRRMGIIFTVSGSAICSALTAIGGAWGKSPLILIRSLGGLGYAEETVNATYLSELYAASDDPQLAKRRGFIYSLVQGGWPVGALIAAGLTAVLLPIIGWQGCFIFAAIPAIVIAVMARKLKESPQFQIHQRISQLRKSGSVSEAQAVALTYGVDYDEHSKAGLAAAFRGPARRATLVIGAAILLNWAAIQVFSVLGTSVIVSVHHISFENSLIILVLSNLVGYCGYLSHGWMGDKIGRRNVIGLGWMLGGLSFAGMLYGPSNMPMVVGLYSLGLFFLIGPYSAALFFISESFPTSIRATGGAIIHAMGPIGAVVAGFGATQVLSAGGDWQTSALYFGALPCFLSGALMFAARHVRPESVQ, from the coding sequence ATGTCTATCTATAACAAGCTCGACCTGACTGGCTGGAAACCCCAGCAGTTGACCCCGGCCCAAGTGCGCTTCGCCACCTGGATCGCCTTCTTCGCCTGGGTGTTTGCGGTGTACGACTTCATTCTGTTTGGCACCCTGCTGCCGGAGATCGGCCGGCACTTCGGCTGGGGCGAGGTCGAGCAGGCCGAGATCGCCACCTGGGTGGCGGTGGGCACCGCGGTGGTGGCCCTGGCCATCGGGCCGCTGGTGGACAAGCTGGGCCGGCGCATGGGCATCATTTTCACCGTCAGCGGCTCGGCCATCTGCTCGGCGCTGACCGCCATCGGCGGCGCCTGGGGCAAGTCGCCGCTGATCCTGATCCGCTCCCTGGGCGGCCTGGGCTATGCCGAGGAAACGGTGAACGCCACCTACCTCAGCGAGTTGTACGCGGCATCCGACGACCCGCAACTGGCCAAGCGCCGGGGCTTCATCTACAGCCTGGTGCAGGGTGGCTGGCCGGTGGGGGCGCTGATCGCCGCCGGGTTGACCGCGGTGCTGCTGCCGATCATCGGCTGGCAAGGCTGCTTCATCTTCGCTGCGATCCCGGCCATCGTCATTGCGGTGATGGCGCGCAAGCTCAAGGAGAGCCCGCAGTTCCAGATCCACCAGCGCATCAGCCAGCTGCGCAAAAGTGGTTCGGTGAGCGAGGCCCAGGCGGTGGCGCTGACCTATGGCGTGGACTATGACGAGCACAGCAAGGCCGGCCTGGCTGCGGCCTTTCGTGGCCCGGCGCGGCGCGCGACCCTGGTGATCGGCGCGGCGATCCTGCTCAACTGGGCGGCGATCCAGGTGTTCAGCGTGCTCGGCACGTCGGTGATCGTCAGCGTGCACCACATCTCCTTCGAGAACTCGCTGATCATCCTGGTGCTCTCCAACCTGGTGGGCTACTGCGGCTACCTGAGCCACGGCTGGATGGGCGACAAGATCGGCCGGCGCAATGTCATCGGCCTGGGCTGGATGCTCGGCGGCCTGTCGTTCGCCGGCATGCTCTACGGCCCGAGCAACATGCCGATGGTGGTGGGTCTCTACAGCCTGGGCCTGTTCTTCCTGATCGGCCCGTACTCGGCGGCGCTGTTCTTCATCAGCGAAAGCTTCCCTACCAGCATCCGCGCCACCGGCGGCGCGATCATCCACGCCATGGGGCCGATCGGCGCGGTGGTGGCGGGTTTCGGCGCCACCCAGGTGCTGTCCGCCGGTGGCGACTGGCAGACCTCGGCGCTGTATTTCGGCGCGCTGCCTTGTTTCCTCTCCGGTGCGCTGATGTTCGCCGCGCGCCATGTGCGTCCTGAATCCGTTCAATAA
- a CDS encoding SDR family NAD(P)-dependent oxidoreductase, translated as MTQKVAVITGAASGIGQALAVAYARAGVAVVGGYFPADPHDPQATRDLVAEAGGHCLMLPLDVTDSASVDALAEQAVAHFGRLDYAVANAGLLRRAPLLDMTDAAWNAMLDVDLTGVMRTFRAAVKHMGEGGALVAISSIAGGVYGWQDHAHYAAAKAGVPGLCRSLAVELAARGIRCNAVIPGLIETPQSLDSQNSLGPEGLAKAARAIPLGRVGRADEVASLVRFLTSEESSYLTGQSIVIDGGLTVRWPD; from the coding sequence ATGACTCAAAAAGTCGCCGTGATCACCGGTGCCGCCAGCGGCATCGGCCAGGCCCTGGCCGTGGCCTATGCACGGGCCGGTGTGGCGGTGGTGGGCGGGTATTTCCCCGCCGACCCCCATGACCCGCAAGCCACCCGCGACCTCGTGGCCGAGGCGGGCGGGCACTGCCTGATGCTGCCCCTGGACGTGACCGACAGCGCCTCGGTGGACGCCTTGGCCGAGCAGGCCGTGGCGCACTTTGGCCGCCTCGATTACGCCGTGGCCAATGCCGGCCTGTTGCGCCGCGCACCCTTGCTAGACATGACCGACGCGGCCTGGAACGCCATGCTCGATGTGGACCTGACCGGGGTCATGCGCACCTTCCGCGCGGCGGTCAAACACATGGGTGAGGGCGGTGCCCTGGTGGCGATTTCGTCGATTGCCGGTGGCGTCTACGGCTGGCAGGACCACGCTCACTATGCAGCGGCCAAGGCCGGGGTGCCGGGGTTGTGCCGCTCGCTGGCGGTGGAACTGGCGGCCAGGGGCATTCGCTGCAACGCGGTGATCCCGGGGTTGATCGAGACCCCGCAGTCGCTGGACAGCCAGAACTCCCTGGGCCCGGAAGGCCTGGCCAAGGCGGCCCGCGCCATCCCCCTGGGCCGGGTCGGGCGGGCCGATGAAGTGGCGTCCCTGGTGCGCTTTCTCACCAGCGAGGAGTCCAGCTACCTCACCGGGCAAAGCATCGTCATCGATGGCGGCCTGACGGTGCGCTGGCCGGATTGA
- a CDS encoding SDR family NAD(P)-dependent oxidoreductase: MQHLHNRRAVITGAGSGIGAAIARAYAVAGARLLLADRDPARLAESAQACRELGAEVVECVADVGSVEGAQAGVDACVEHFGGIDILVNNAGMLTQARCVDLSIEMWNDMLRVDLTSVFVASQRALPHMLAQRWGRIINVASQLGIKGGAELTHYAAAKAGVIGFTKSLALEVAMDNVLVNAIAPGPIETPLVSGISSAWKTAKAAELPLGRFGLADEVAPTAVLLASEPGGNLFVGQTLGPNSGDVMP; the protein is encoded by the coding sequence ATGCAACACCTGCACAACCGCCGCGCCGTGATCACCGGCGCCGGCAGCGGTATCGGCGCCGCTATCGCCCGGGCCTACGCGGTGGCGGGAGCACGCCTGCTGCTGGCTGACCGCGACCCCGCGCGCCTGGCCGAGAGCGCCCAAGCCTGCCGCGAGCTGGGCGCTGAAGTCGTCGAATGCGTGGCCGATGTCGGCAGTGTCGAAGGGGCCCAGGCCGGAGTCGATGCCTGTGTCGAGCATTTTGGCGGTATCGATATCCTGGTGAACAACGCCGGCATGCTGACCCAGGCGCGCTGCGTCGATCTGTCCATCGAGATGTGGAACGACATGCTGCGGGTCGATCTCACCAGCGTCTTCGTCGCCAGCCAGCGGGCCTTGCCCCATATGCTGGCGCAGCGTTGGGGGCGGATCATCAATGTCGCCTCGCAGCTGGGAATCAAGGGCGGCGCCGAGCTGACCCACTACGCCGCGGCCAAGGCCGGGGTCATCGGCTTCACCAAGTCCCTGGCCCTGGAAGTGGCCATGGACAATGTGCTGGTCAACGCCATCGCCCCGGGGCCGATCGAGACGCCGCTGGTGTCTGGCATCAGCAGCGCCTGGAAAACCGCCAAGGCCGCCGAGCTGCCCCTGGGGCGCTTCGGCCTGGCCGATGAAGTGGCGCCCACCGCAGTGCTGCTGGCCAGCGAGCCGGGGGGCAACCTGTTCGTCGGCCAGACCCTGGGCCCGAACTCCGGGGACGTCATGCCATGA
- a CDS encoding CobW family GTP-binding protein — translation MSMPLNVITGFLGSGKTTLLNRLLQDQSLGDTALLINEFGDIGIDHLLVQEVAPDTVLLPSGCVCCSVRGELKEALLALLARRSRGEVPAFRRVLLETTGLADPAPILATVNNDPQLRGRVHIGLLVTLVDASHAALQERLHPEWLAQVAAADRLLLSKTDCVDEATQAALREHLQRLNPGAPLLLTQAIQSGDQLLLGEGLRGATAEREVARWQLQGPLKAAAPQHGAAQVCSLEFEQALDWVGFGVWLSMLLRCHGERILRVKGLLNINANQAPIVIHGVQHCLHAPVHLPRWPSADHRSRLVFILRGLEPEQLRRSFEVFARSFAPAAGEGA, via the coding sequence ATGAGCATGCCCCTTAACGTCATCACCGGGTTTCTCGGCAGTGGCAAGACCACCTTGCTCAACCGCCTGTTGCAGGACCAGAGCCTGGGGGACACGGCGCTGCTGATCAACGAGTTCGGCGATATCGGCATCGATCATTTGCTGGTGCAGGAGGTGGCGCCGGACACGGTGCTGCTGCCCAGCGGCTGTGTCTGCTGTTCGGTTCGCGGCGAACTGAAAGAGGCGCTGCTGGCGCTCCTGGCGCGGCGTAGCCGGGGCGAGGTTCCGGCCTTTCGCCGGGTGCTGCTGGAAACCACCGGGCTGGCCGACCCGGCGCCGATCCTGGCCACGGTGAACAACGATCCGCAATTGCGCGGGCGGGTGCACATCGGCCTGCTGGTGACCCTGGTGGACGCCAGCCACGCGGCGTTGCAGGAGCGCCTGCACCCGGAGTGGCTGGCCCAGGTGGCGGCCGCGGATCGCTTGCTGCTGAGCAAGACCGATTGTGTCGACGAAGCAACCCAGGCGGCATTGCGCGAGCATTTGCAGCGGCTCAATCCCGGGGCGCCCCTGTTGCTGACCCAGGCGATCCAGAGTGGCGATCAGCTGTTGCTGGGGGAGGGGCTGCGCGGTGCGACGGCAGAGCGGGAAGTGGCGCGCTGGCAGTTGCAGGGGCCACTCAAAGCGGCTGCGCCACAGCATGGCGCGGCGCAAGTGTGCAGCCTGGAGTTCGAGCAAGCCCTGGATTGGGTGGGCTTCGGGGTCTGGTTGTCGATGCTGCTAAGATGCCACGGCGAACGAATTCTGCGGGTGAAAGGATTGCTCAACATCAACGCCAACCAGGCCCCCATCGTCATCCATGGCGTGCAGCATTGCCTGCACGCACCCGTGCATCTGCCCCGTTGGCCCAGTGCCGACCATCGCTCGCGGCTGGTGTTTATCCTGCGCGGGCTGGAGCCCGAACAACTACGTCGCTCCTTCGAGGTGTTCGCCCGCAGTTTCGCCCCGGCCGCCGGGGAGGGTGCCTGA
- a CDS encoding ABC transporter substrate-binding protein, with protein sequence MAATQPVTLRVLGTSVTLLESLRVRAEQDLGIRLVYQVHDVEQAQRIAVMQPDSYDLYDQWFHNVDFVWPAQAIQPIDTRRIALWHEINDLPKRGRLSPDDRLGSGSVPSERLYVQHDGSLGSTASERISMLPLTHNADSFAYRPERLPAGFSSANESWGWLLEPAWSGRIALQSDAAIGALDAALAVQGCGLESFKDIGNLSIEEIDRLAGILVRKQREGHFAAFWSDDEEAAQLMLSPRIDIQSLWSPTLMRLHRAGVKYRLAVPKEGYRAWFGGLSLSRHAKGAVLDAAYAYLNWWLSGWPGAVMARQGYYIGNPARTRDHLSSAEWDYWYAGKPAREELPGSDGEPLIDIGETRDGGSYQQRMGHIAVWNSVMDEHNYLVRRWGDFLRAGRVAGRGKG encoded by the coding sequence ATGGCGGCGACGCAACCAGTCACCCTGCGGGTGCTGGGCACCTCGGTGACCCTGCTCGAATCCCTGCGGGTGCGTGCCGAGCAGGACCTGGGCATCCGCCTGGTGTATCAGGTACACGATGTGGAGCAGGCCCAGCGCATCGCGGTGATGCAGCCGGACAGCTACGACCTCTATGACCAGTGGTTTCACAACGTCGATTTTGTCTGGCCGGCCCAGGCGATCCAGCCCATCGATACCCGGCGCATTGCCCTGTGGCACGAGATCAACGATCTGCCCAAGCGTGGGCGCCTGTCGCCGGACGATCGCCTGGGCAGTGGCAGCGTGCCCAGCGAACGGCTCTATGTGCAGCACGACGGTAGCCTGGGCAGCACGGCCAGCGAGCGCATCAGCATGCTGCCGCTGACCCACAACGCCGACAGTTTCGCCTACCGCCCGGAGCGCCTGCCGGCGGGTTTTTCCAGCGCCAACGAAAGCTGGGGCTGGCTGCTGGAGCCGGCCTGGAGCGGGCGCATTGCCTTGCAGAGCGATGCGGCGATCGGTGCCCTGGACGCCGCCCTGGCGGTGCAGGGCTGTGGCCTGGAATCCTTCAAGGACATCGGCAACCTGAGCATCGAAGAGATCGACCGGCTGGCAGGGATCCTGGTGCGCAAGCAGCGTGAAGGGCACTTCGCGGCGTTCTGGTCGGACGATGAAGAGGCCGCGCAACTGATGCTCAGCCCGCGCATCGATATCCAGAGCCTGTGGTCGCCGACGCTGATGCGCCTGCACCGGGCGGGGGTCAAATACCGCCTGGCAGTGCCGAAGGAAGGCTACCGCGCCTGGTTCGGCGGGCTGTCGTTGTCGCGCCACGCCAAGGGCGCGGTGCTGGATGCAGCCTATGCCTACCTCAACTGGTGGCTGTCGGGCTGGCCCGGTGCGGTGATGGCACGCCAGGGCTACTACATCGGCAACCCGGCGCGTACCCGCGATCACCTGAGCAGCGCCGAGTGGGATTACTGGTACGCCGGCAAACCGGCCCGGGAAGAGTTGCCGGGCAGCGACGGCGAACCGCTGATCGATATCGGCGAGACCCGCGATGGCGGTTCCTACCAGCAGCGCATGGGGCATATCGCCGTGTGGAACTCGGTGATGGACGAGCACAACTACCTGGTGCGGCGCTGGGGGGATTTCCTGCGGGCGGGGCGGGTCGCGGGCCGGGGCAAAGGCTGA